The following are from one region of the Pelodiscus sinensis isolate JC-2024 unplaced genomic scaffold, ASM4963464v1 ctg48, whole genome shotgun sequence genome:
- the LOC102457868 gene encoding uncharacterized protein LOC102457868, protein MDEFIQYGEGCTNPKETTAQQTSPKEEKPYKCLDCGKGFSLSTNLITHWRTHTGEKSYKCLDCGKSFSEKSYFITHQRVHTGERPYKCFACEKSFSQKSYLITHERLHTGERPYKCHECGRSFSESTSLIKHGRTHTGERPYKCLECGKSFIENSSLTKHGRVHTGEKPYKCLECGKRFSLKSALNTHRRTHTGEKPYKCLDCGKSFAHNSGFSAHQRVHTEEKPHRCLDCGKNFSHISNLTRHQRIHTEEKPYGCLDCGKNFSHKSNLTRHQRIHTRESPC, encoded by the coding sequence ATGGATGAATTCATTCAGTATGGCGAAGGATGCACAAATCCCAAGGAAACCACAGCCCAGCAGACAAGTCCCAAGGAAGAAAAACCCTACAAATGCCTTGACTGTGGAAAAGGATTCAGTTTAAGTACAAACCTTATTACACATTGGAGAACCCACACGGGAGAGAAATCCTACAAAtgcttggactgtgggaaaagcttcagtgaaaaGTCATACTTTATTACTCACCAGAGagttcacacaggagagagaccgtATAAATGCTTTGCATgtgagaaaagcttcagtcagaagtcatACCTTATTACACACGAGCGActgcacacaggagagagaccatataaatgccatgagtgtGGAAGAAGTTTTAGTGAAAGTACATCTCTAATTAAACATGGgcgaacccacacaggagagagaccctataaatgcctggagtgtgggaaaagttttattGAAAATTCATCCCTTACTAAACATGGGCgagtccacacaggagaaaaaccctataaatgccttgagtgtgggaaaagattcagtcTGAAATCAGCCCTGAACACACAccggagaacccacacaggagagaagccctatAAATGcctggactgtgggaaaagttttgcTCACAATTCAGGATTTAGTGCTCATCAGAGAGTCCACACAGAAGAGAAGCCCCATAGGtgcttggactgtgggaaaaacttcagccACATATCAAACCTTACTAGACATCAGAGAATCCATACAGAAGAGAAGCCTTATGGAtgcttggactgtgggaaaaacttcagccACAAATCAAATCTTACtagacatcagagaatccacacaagaGAAAGTCCATGTTAA